The Dunckerocampus dactyliophorus isolate RoL2022-P2 chromosome 13, RoL_Ddac_1.1, whole genome shotgun sequence genome window below encodes:
- the htr1b gene encoding 5-hydroxytryptamine receptor 1B: MEVAGQVEPTQPVNASNLSLPEDASEAGSGAHSLAYQISLASLLSAITLATSLSNAFVIATISQSKKLQTPANFLIASLAVTDLLVSILVMPVCVLYTVIHEWTLGQVVCDIWLSSDITCCTASILHLCVIALDRYWAITDAVEYSKKRTPGRAAGMVATAWVIAISISLPPLFWRQVKADELTSCSVNTDHIFYTIYSTFGAFYIPTLLLIVLYGRIYVEARKRILKQSPKRKKKKTPGKRLTSAYLATGSPGSNASTSPLQGGRLQDAPSSDTNSSTSENQVKVTLSDAALEKKRISAARERKATKTLGIILGAYIICWLPFFIYTLVVATCDSCVIPELFDFFTWLGYLNSLINPIIYTMSNEDFKKAFHKLVRFRCCRG, translated from the coding sequence ATGGAGGTCGCCGGTCAAGTGGAGCCCACCCAGCCGGTGAACGCCTCCAACCTCAGCCTGCCGGAGGATGCGTCCGAGGCGGGCTCAGGCGCGCACAGCCTCGCCTACCAGATCAGCTTGGCGTCTTTGCTGTCCGCCATCACTCTGGCCACCAGCCTCTCCAACGCCTTCGTCATCGCCACCATCTCTCAGTCTAAGAAGCTCCAGACGCCAGCCAACTTCCTCATCGCCTCCCTGGCTGTCACCGACCTGCTGGTGTCCATTCTGGTCATGCCCGTGTGCGTCCTCTATACGGTCATCCACGAGTGGACGCTGGGTCAGGTGGTTTGCGACATCTGGCTCTCGTCGGATATCACCTGCTGCACGGCGTCCATCCTTCACTTGTGCGTCATCGCCTTGGACCGCTACTGGGCCATCACGGACGCTGTGGAGTACTCCAAGAAGCGCACGCCCGGACGCGCGGCTGGCATGGTGGCCACCGCCTGGGTGATCGCTATCTCCATCTCGCTTCCTCCCCTCTTCTGGAGGCAGGTGAAAGCGGATGAGTTGACAAGCTGCAGCGTCAACACGGACCACATCTTTTACACTATCTACTCCACCTTCGGCGCCTTTTACATCCCCACTTTGCTGCTCATCGTCCTCTACGGGCGCATCTACGTGGAGGCACGCAAGCGCATCCTTAAGCAGTCCCCTAAgcggaagaagaaaaagacgcCTGGCAAGAGGCTCACCTCGGCGTACTTGGCAACAGGCTCCCCTGGCTCCAACGCCTCCACCAGCCCCTTACAAGGGGGGAGGCTGCAGGATGCTCCGTCCAGCGACACTAACTCGTCCACCAGCGAGAACCAGGTGAAGGTCACACTGTCTGACGCTGCTCTGGAGAAAAAGCGCATCTCTGCAGCCAGGGAGAGGAAGGCCACCAAGACTTTGGGTATCATCCTGGGGGCTTACATCATCTGCTGGCTGCCCTTCTTCATCTACACGCTGGTGGTGGCCACATGTGACAGCTGTGTCATCCCCGAGCTCTTTGACTTCTTCACCTGGCTGGGCTACCTGAACTCCCTCATCAACCCCATCATTTACACCATGTCCAACGAGGACTTCAAGAAGGCTTTCCACAAACTGGTGCGCTTCAGGTGCTGCAGGGGGTGA
- the nt5e gene encoding 5'-nucleotidase → MTVPWRPLYASLHLLLFFHTSDVGSSFELTLLHTNDNHARIEETSVDSGKCAAGRPCFAGVARRFTKVSEIRKNDKNVLLLDAGDQFQGTVWFNYYKGAEAAYFMNKLGYNAMAFGNHEFDNGVEGLIQPFLQSVNCSVVSANLKADQTLAAKLSGYYKPYTVIHVGSERVAVVGYTTAETPFLSQPGPHLKFEDEVEALQIEVDKLQTLGYNKIIALGHSGFDVDQKIAKQVRGVDVVIGGHTNTFLYTGTAPSTEVPAGSYPFMVRSDDGRKVPVVQAYAFGKYLGYLKVTFDMAGNVVKAAGNPILLDNSIPQDPAILADVENWKKQLAQYSSQYVGQTLVYLNGSFEECRFRECNLGNLICDAMVNHNLKYSNEMQWNHVGICMLNSGAIRSAIDERHKNGTISMEEILTVLPFGSTMDLIQIKGSTMKKAFEHSVHRYGDMHGEFLQVSGIHVEYDLSKPPNQRVVSLSVLCTKCRVPKYEPLDLEKTYTVVTPSYLAAGGDSYTMIKEEMLKHNTGDMDISVLSKYISDMKRIYPTVEGRIKFRNSAALAAQSLCLLLLSLCLTLTL, encoded by the exons ATGACCGTGCCGTGGAGACCTCTCTATGCTAGCCTCCACTTGCTGCTCTTCTTCCATACCTCGGACGTGGGCTCGAGCTTCGAGTTGACCCTGCTGCACACAAACGACAACCACGCACGGATCGAGGAGACCAGCGTGGATTCTGGCAAGTGCGCGGCCGGACGTCCCTGCTTCGCGGGGGTGGCTCGCCGCTTCACGAAGGTGTCGGAGATCCGCAAGAATGACAAGAACGTCTTGCTGCTGGATGCCGGTGACCAGTTTCAAGGCACTGTGTGGTTCAACTACTATAAGGGCGCAGAGGCGGCTTACTTCATGAACAAACTTGGATATAATGCCATG GCTTTTGGCAACCATGAGTTTGACAACGGAGTGGAGGGTCTCATTCAACCCTTCCTGCAGAGCGTTAATTGCTCCGTGGTGAGCGCCAACCTTAAAGCCGACCAGACTCTGGCCGCAAAGCTGAGCGGCTACTACAAGCCATATACGGTGATCCATGTGGGATCAGAGAGGGTGGCTGTGGTGGGCTACACCACAGCAGAGACCCCCTTCTTGTCACAGCCAg GACCACACTTAAAATTCGAAGATGAAGTGGAGGCCCTCCAGATTGAGGTTGATAAACTGCAGACGCTGGGCTATAATAAGATCATCGCCCTGGGACACTCCGGCTTTGACGTGGACCAGAAAATTGCCAAGCAAGTGAGAGGCGTCGACGTGGTCATCGGAGGACACACCAACACATTCCTGTACACAG GAACTGCTCCATCTACCGAAGTACCAGCGGGTTCATACCCATTTATGGTGAGGTCTGATGATGGCAGAAAGGTGCCAGTTGTCCAGGCGTATGCCTTTGGAAAGTACCTGGGCTACCTTAAGGTCACCTTTGATATGGCTGGAAATGTTGTCAAAGCAGCTGGAAACCCAATCCTGTTAGACAACAGCATCCCTCAAG ACCCCGCTATCCTTGCCGACGTAGAGAACTGGAAGAAGCAGCTGGCTCAGTATTCGTCGCAATATGTCGGACAGACTTTGGTCTACCTCAATGGCTCCTTTGAAGAGTGTCGCTTCAGGGAATGCAACCTAGGAAACTTGATTTGTGATGCCATG GTTAACCACAATTTAAAGTACTCTAATGAAATGCAGTGGAATCACGTGGGCATTTGCATGTTGAACAGTGGAGCCATTCGCAGCGCCATTGACGAACGCCACAAGAACG GTACCATAAGCATGGAGGAGATCCTCACCGTTTTACCATTCGGATCTACTATGGACTTGATACAGATAAAGGGGTCAACGATGAAAAAGGCATTCGAACACTCCGTTCACAGATACGGTGACATGCATGGAGAATTTCTGCAAGTCTCAG GCATCCATGTAGAGTATGACCTGTCAAAGCCACCAAACCAGCGAGTGGTATCCTTATCTGTGCTCTGCACCAAATGCAGAGTGCCCAAGTACGAACCTCTGGACCTAGAGAAGACGTACACTGTGGTCACGCCTTCCTACCTAGCGGCTGGAGGCGACAGCTACACCATGATCAAGGAGGAGATGCTGAAGCACAATACAG